From the genome of Trueperaceae bacterium, one region includes:
- the nirK gene encoding copper-containing nitrite reductase, with translation MRDERGNVPIGAIYGLAALFVALAVGVALFGSRVDAATATEPAHAAHAATSTTDHAHELTVNMPTTRKAFLDDPEDLVPVAELPLIEGVLGYAPNVAPPVDRDYRAHVEIELEVTEEVMRLADGVEYRFWTFGGSVPGPMIRVRQGDFVTFTLQNHPSSLMPHNIDLHAVTGQGGGAEATLISPGQQATFSFTALQAGVYIYHCATAPVGMHIANGMYGLIVVEPKEGYAPVDKEFYVVQGDFYTKGNFGERGLQDFDMQRAIDEDAAYVVFNGSVGSLVGENAIFAETGDTVRIFFGNGGPNLTSSFHVIGEIFDNVYVEAGGLVNHDVQTTLVPAGGATVVEFKTDVPGTYNLVDHAIFRAFNKGAVGQLVVTGDHDHVVFTERTDIRPYVPADGQ, from the coding sequence CGGCCCTCTTCGTTGCGCTCGCCGTGGGCGTGGCCCTGTTCGGCAGCCGCGTCGACGCCGCCACGGCCACCGAGCCCGCGCACGCCGCGCACGCCGCGACCAGCACGACCGACCACGCCCACGAGCTGACCGTCAACATGCCCACGACGAGGAAGGCGTTCCTCGACGACCCCGAGGACCTCGTGCCGGTCGCCGAGCTTCCGCTGATCGAGGGCGTGCTCGGCTACGCGCCCAACGTCGCGCCGCCCGTCGACCGCGACTACCGCGCCCACGTCGAGATCGAGCTCGAGGTCACCGAGGAGGTCATGCGCCTGGCCGACGGTGTCGAGTACCGCTTCTGGACCTTCGGCGGCTCCGTCCCCGGCCCCATGATCCGCGTCCGCCAGGGCGACTTCGTCACTTTCACCCTGCAGAACCACCCGTCGAGCCTCATGCCCCACAACATCGACCTGCACGCCGTGACCGGCCAGGGCGGCGGCGCCGAGGCGACCCTCATCTCCCCCGGTCAGCAGGCGACGTTCTCCTTCACGGCGCTCCAGGCGGGCGTGTACATCTACCACTGCGCCACCGCGCCCGTCGGCATGCACATCGCCAACGGCATGTACGGCCTGATCGTCGTCGAGCCGAAGGAAGGCTACGCGCCGGTCGACAAGGAGTTCTACGTCGTGCAGGGCGACTTCTACACGAAGGGCAACTTCGGCGAGCGCGGCCTGCAGGACTTCGACATGCAGCGCGCCATCGACGAGGACGCCGCCTACGTCGTCTTCAACGGCTCCGTCGGCTCCCTCGTCGGTGAGAACGCCATCTTCGCGGAGACCGGCGACACCGTCCGCATCTTCTTCGGCAACGGCGGCCCCAACCTCACGAGCTCCTTCCACGTGATCGGCGAGATCTTCGACAACGTCTACGTCGAGGCGGGCGGCCTGGTCAATCACGACGTCCAGACGACGCTCGTGCCGGCCGGCGGCGCTACGGTGGTGGAGTTCAAGACGGACGTGCCGGGCACGTACAACCTCGTCGACCACGCCATCTTCCGCGCGTTCAACAAGGGTGCCGTGGGGCAGCTCGTGGTGACCGGCGATCACGACCACGTGGTCTTCACCGAGCGCACCGACATCCGCCCGTACGTCCCCGCCGACGGCCAGTAG